A window from Gossypium raimondii isolate GPD5lz chromosome 7, ASM2569854v1, whole genome shotgun sequence encodes these proteins:
- the LOC105763106 gene encoding protein phosphatase 1 regulatory inhibitor subunit PPP1R7 homolog, with amino-acid sequence MKPKEDIKVMSDWFTFIINGLKSLGRHLNEEVVMKMLRSLLKSWECQDEDQEVCNLCLITINDPKELILRDNKLTKIPDVVIFKKLLVFDVSFNEITSLQGLSKASSTIKELYVSKNEVTKMEEIDHLHELQILELGSHKLRVIENLQNFTKLQELWLGRNQIKVINLCGLSCIKKISLQSNQLTSMIGLEECNALEEIYLSHNGIAKMEDLSKLVNLQVLDVSSNKLTSFDDIQYLTRLEDLWLNDNRLESLEDIAEGVSGSREKLTTIYLENNPCVRSPSYSNILDGLFSTP; translated from the exons ATGAAGCCCAAGGAAGATATCAAGGTGATGTCTGATTGGTTTACTTTCATCATCAATGGATTGAAGTCTTTGGGAAGGCATCTAAATGAAGAAGTAGTAATGAAGATGCTTCGAAGCTTGCTTAAATCATGGGAATGCCAAG ATGAAGATCAAGAAGTATGCAACCTTTGCCTTATAACCATTAATGATCCTAAG GAGTTAATACTTAGGGATAATAAACTGACGAAAATACCAGATGTGGTTATATTCAAGAAGCTCTTAGTTTTTGATGTTTCTTTCAATGAAATCACTTCATTACAAGGATTGTCGAAGGCCTCCAGCACAATCAAGGAACTCTATGTCTCCAAAAATGAAGTTACTAAGATGGAGGAGATTGACCACTTGCATGAGTTGCAAATCCTTGAACTTGGTTCTCACAAACTACGG GTGATagaaaatttgcaaaattttacaaaGTTACAAGAACTGTGGCTAGGAAGAAACCAAATTAAAGTGATTAACCTTTGTGGGCTTAGCTGCATCAAGAAGATTAGCTTGCAAAGTAACCAGTTAACATCTATGATAGGGTTGGAG gaATGCAATGCTCTAGAAGAAATATACTTGAGCCACAATGGTATTGCAAAAATGGAAGACCTATCAAAATTGGTCAACCTCCAAGTATTAGATGTTTCATCAAATAAGCTAACATCATTCGATGATATTCAATACTTAACAAG GTTGGAAGACTTGTGGCTCAATGACAACCGACTAGAATCACTTGAGGACATAGCTGAGGGTGTTTCTGGTTCAAGAGAAAAGCTCACTACTATCTACCTTGAAAATAATCCATGTGTACG TTCTCCAAGCTATTCCAACATACTAGATGGCTTGTTTTCTACTCCCTAA